The DNA region TATTCGTAAACGTCGAGGACTGCTTAGAGATCACCGGGATCATAGATTTCGGAGAATTTCAAGGCGCTCCGAATATACACGACTTCGCCGTCCTCAGCTTCGAATGTCCGACGCTTGATTTATCGCCTCTGTTAGAAGGCTATCCCTACAGAGAATGTTTAAACGACGACTTCGAGTTGAGGCTCAATCTACATAAGCTAGCCCTGCTCATGGGGTATCTGGCGCACCACATGAGGATAGGGAACGTAAAGGAGGCTAAGTCCAACGCTCGTGCTCTGAGAGAGACCTTAAAAACCTTGAAGGAATATACTTCGCCTTCTTTCAGCGTTTGAGGTTGAAGTTAAATATTAGAGTATGCGTTTACCTTCTTGGTGGTTGTTTTGAAGATAGCTTTAGCAGGTCAACTCGGGGCGGGTTGTACGGAAGTCGCTAGGCTCATCTCGGAGAAAACCGGCGTCAAGGTATTCAATAGTGAAACGCTGATACGGAAGCTTATAGTAGACTTAGGAACGAGCTTTAGAAACCTTCAGGAATACGTAGCCTCTGGTGAGGTGAATATGGATAAAATCTTGGACAGCCTAGTATTAGACATAATAAACGCCGAGGAAGATGTCGTAATCGAAGGTAGATCCGCGTTTTTCTTACTAAAGAGAAAAGATGTTTTCAAGGTTCTACTGGTAGCCGATGACGACTTTAGAGCTGAAAGAGTTTCGAATAGAAGAGGTATAACCCTCGAGGAGGCTAAGGATGATATTAAGCATAGCGATGAGGAGAGGAGGAACCTTGTTAAAAGATTTCATAACGTAGACTTGTTAGACCCTAAATTGTACGATCTCGTCATCAATACAAGTTTTAGAGATATGGAAGACATTGCGAATTTGGTGCTTAAAGCCTACGAAGAGTTATTTAAGATATAGTTTTCGACGCCGTTAAAATATAGCTTTACCGATCCTTTTTGTCGAAATCCTGCATCTTATTCGCACTATGTCTTCATAACCGTTTTAATTCTACAGTTAAAAACTTAAATATAATCGGCGGATTCCATCGATACACGATGGTTTCCCGCTTCAGAAGTAAGTGGCTTAAGCTTTGTAAGGAGACGCTTGAGCTGATAGACGATACTATTACACCTAGGATCGAGAGGATAATGCGTAGAAGGGTGAACTACGTGGTCTTTAAGGAGCTGGGTAAGAAGCTTCATATCCTAGCCGATGAGGTGGCTGAGGACTATCTTAGGGAGACAGCCGATAACGTCATACTGATCGACCATGAGTTTGAGAAGATTTTAAGAGAGGACGAGGAGCCTGAGGCTATAGTGTTGATCAACGCCTTCGACGGTTCTCAGAACGGGGTAAGGGGGATACCGTTTTACGGTGGTTCTATGGCCGTAGCTAAATACAAGCCAAACGCTACCTTAGAAGACCTCGAGGTCTCTGTCGTAAGAAACTTCGCTACAAACGACGTCTACACAGCCGTACTTGGAGACGGAGCCCTTTTGAA from Candidatus Bathyarchaeota archaeon includes:
- a CDS encoding cytidylate kinase family protein → MVVLKIALAGQLGAGCTEVARLISEKTGVKVFNSETLIRKLIVDLGTSFRNLQEYVASGEVNMDKILDSLVLDIINAEEDVVIEGRSAFFLLKRKDVFKVLLVADDDFRAERVSNRRGITLEEAKDDIKHSDEERRNLVKRFHNVDLLDPKLYDLVINTSFRDMEDIANLVLKAYEELFKI